One window of the Elusimicrobium sp. An273 genome contains the following:
- a CDS encoding ArsR/SmtB family transcription factor: protein MTELQQTARLFKTLSDENRVQIVQLLARRGEMCACQLLELLHIGQSTLSHHMKILCDGGIVSARKEGKWMHYSLQASGLQKLLHCLKQLSAPVPKKACAACKK from the coding sequence ATGACGGAACTTCAACAAACCGCCCGGCTGTTTAAAACGTTAAGCGATGAAAACCGGGTACAAATCGTCCAATTGCTGGCCCGCCGCGGCGAAATGTGCGCGTGCCAATTATTGGAATTACTTCACATCGGCCAGTCCACCCTGTCGCACCATATGAAAATTTTATGCGACGGCGGCATCGTATCGGCCCGAAAAGAAGGCAAATGGATGCATTATTCCCTTCAGGCAAGCGGCCTGCAAAAACTGCTGCATTGCTTAAAGCAGCTGTCCGCCCCCGTCCCTAAAAAGGCCTGTGCGGCCTGCAAAAAATAA
- a CDS encoding cytochrome c biogenesis protein yields MLRRMFKFLLLTAALFWGTGASAWAAPVQAVLFTSPYCPHCRHLKEDGFPQQFREKYKGKAELFEYDLTEQANNVLFFQTLQAYGLDSAGIPMLVIGETVLQGYPTQIGSQADEAVQKAHSNREKTRVPGLPEPKAETAPVKKAQPAAPATTEPDPAEPAPVQTAPQPAPVQAPAALAEPAPTPAAAAQENSQLQAHEALFSQITLWAIIGAGLADGINPCAFAVIVFFVSFLAAYKYTKKEIIVVGTAYCTSVFLAYLLMGLGAFHFLYAMKGFRYVTLAVQWGTIVLCVLFLALSLYDFIIYQRTKKSEKMLLQLPKSYKEYIHKVMRFFLKDKHSSMWRLLLAAFAVGFVVSAVEAVCTGQVYLPTCVVILKEAGSQSWKAAEYLIVYNLMFVLPLVLVFVLTLCGKESATFNNWLKKHLGLSKFLLCCVFLGLLLLMLANMF; encoded by the coding sequence ATGTTAAGACGTATGTTCAAATTCTTGTTACTTACAGCCGCCCTCTTTTGGGGAACGGGCGCATCCGCTTGGGCGGCCCCGGTGCAAGCCGTGCTGTTTACCTCGCCCTATTGCCCGCACTGCCGGCATTTAAAAGAGGACGGGTTTCCCCAGCAATTTAGAGAAAAATATAAGGGAAAAGCGGAACTGTTTGAATATGATTTAACCGAACAAGCCAATAACGTTTTGTTCTTCCAAACCTTGCAAGCCTACGGGCTGGACTCGGCTGGCATTCCTATGCTGGTCATCGGCGAAACGGTACTGCAGGGGTACCCCACCCAAATCGGTTCACAGGCAGACGAAGCCGTCCAAAAAGCGCATTCCAACCGCGAAAAAACGCGCGTGCCCGGCCTGCCGGAACCGAAAGCAGAAACCGCTCCTGTAAAGAAGGCCCAACCAGCCGCCCCCGCCACAACCGAACCGGACCCGGCTGAACCCGCCCCCGTACAAACGGCTCCGCAGCCCGCGCCCGTGCAAGCACCCGCAGCTTTAGCAGAACCCGCACCGACCCCCGCGGCGGCCGCGCAAGAGAACTCCCAACTGCAGGCCCACGAAGCATTGTTTAGCCAAATTACGCTTTGGGCCATTATCGGCGCCGGACTGGCCGACGGCATCAACCCCTGTGCGTTTGCCGTTATTGTGTTTTTTGTATCGTTTCTGGCGGCTTATAAATACACCAAAAAAGAAATTATCGTCGTGGGAACGGCATATTGTACGTCGGTTTTCCTGGCGTATTTGCTGATGGGGCTGGGCGCGTTTCACTTTTTGTACGCGATGAAGGGCTTTCGCTACGTAACACTGGCCGTACAGTGGGGTACCATCGTACTGTGTGTGCTGTTTTTGGCGCTGAGTCTGTATGATTTCATTATTTACCAGCGCACCAAAAAATCCGAAAAAATGCTTTTGCAGCTGCCCAAAAGCTATAAAGAATACATCCACAAGGTCATGCGTTTCTTTTTAAAGGATAAACACAGCTCCATGTGGCGGCTGCTCTTGGCGGCGTTTGCCGTGGGGTTTGTAGTGTCGGCGGTGGAAGCCGTGTGCACGGGGCAGGTTTATCTGCCTACTTGCGTGGTGATTTTAAAAGAAGCGGGCAGCCAGTCCTGGAAAGCGGCCGAATACCTGATTGTGTACAACCTGATGTTCGTTCTGCCGCTTGTGTTGGTGTTTGTGCTGACGCTGTGCGGCAAGGAATCGGCCACGTTTAACAATTGGCTTAAGAAACATTTGGGACTTTCCAAATTTTTGCTTTGCTGTGTGTTTTTAGGATTGTTATTGTTGATGCTCGCCAATATGTTTTAA